The nucleotide sequence ggagtgataggttaacccatgatgaacctgaatcatcatcaggcattattccgccacaggggGCGTGCGTGCGACAATACTgccttagaagaggcattcctcTTTTACTCGTGCACATTAACACCCTAGAACAGGCATGTTCCCCTCTCACACACGTGCACCTTAAGAGGCAGCCCCCCCCCTCATATGCACATCCAGAGAAGGGcatcccctctctttctctcacacgagagagagagagagagagagagagagagagagagagagagagaggagagaggagagaatgcCTCTTTCACAAAGAAGGGAATGCTCACATGGgaagaagacagccctgtttagggaagttttaatgtttgatgttttatactAATTTTAATCCATTGGGAGCTGTCCatagatactactactactactattactactacttattattattacatcttgTCCTAACAATGAAACCCTGAGCCCTCTAGCGTCACCCAGGCAAGGCCTTCTCACCTGCTCCTAAGCCAGGGCTGCCGAGACACACGGGCAttctcatttcagtgtcaattaaattagggttgccatatttcaaaaagtgggacacgggtggcactgtgggttaaaccacagagcatagggcttgctgatcagaaggtcggcggttcgaatccctgcgacggggtgagctcccgttgctcggtcccagctcctgcccacctagcagttcgaaagcacgtcaaagtgcaagtagaaaaataggtaccactccggcgggaaggtaaacggcgtttccgtgtgctgctctggttcgccagaagcggctttgtcatgctggccacatgacccggaagctgtacgccggctccctcggccagtaatgcaagatgagcgctgcaaccccagagtcggacatgactggacctaatggtcaggggtccctttatctttacctatttCAAAAAGTGTTGGGGGAGGCAGTTGTTGAACATTTAAAGAGAGGGGGGAGTGTTTCTgagctattttttaaatgaaatttgccCAAATCTACACTgccctcagatatgctgatgatactaccttgatggcagaaagtgaggaagaattgaagaaccttttaatgagggtgaaagaagagagcgcaaaatatggtctgaagctcaacatagtACTAGTATATTCCAACAAAAGCTTCAGCGAACCCATGGCTGTTCCCAACTTTTCAGAAGAGGATTTAACCCAGCATCTCTACTGCTCTCTCCATTCTTTTGGGGTAATTCGACCAACAGGAGACAAATTCCACTCTATCCCCGCTTGTGTTACAACATAGCTCCAGATAGAGACACAAAACGGAGCCCCACCAAGTAAAATAAAGTTGCCGTATTTGTCATGAAAATCAGGTCCATGTTTGTGGTGAATTTGTCTTGCCACAGTACGCTGCACGCCACGAGGCCCAGAGGTCCCCTCGCCAAAGGAAAAAATATTATCCGCCTCAGGGTCGGACCCAACCCCCTCAGAGTTCATCTCCCGGCGTCCTTGTCAAGCACAGATGAAGAGCAGAATCATGTCTGGGAAATTTTGTCCTTAGGTCTTATTAACAGGGGAAAcgtccatttttaaaaagccatttgggGCACAGGAAGCTATCTCCCTGGCATGCTAGattcctgctt is from Lacerta agilis isolate rLacAgi1 chromosome 2, rLacAgi1.pri, whole genome shotgun sequence and encodes:
- the LOC117042478 gene encoding cytochrome c oxidase subunit 7B, mitochondrial-like, producing the protein MNSEGVGSDPEADNIFSFGEGTSGPRGVQRTVARQIHHKHGPDFHDKYGNFILLGGAPFCVSIWSYVVTQAGIEWNLSPVGRITPKEWREQ